One window from the genome of Mumia sp. ZJ1417 encodes:
- a CDS encoding MFS transporter: MSTSTTPRHVASTPARAGWRQWAALGVLMLPVLMVSMDNTVLSFALPDISSSLHPSGTALLWVVDIYALMLAGLLVAMGSLGDRVGRRRLLIFGALGFGAVSFFAAQATDISQLVVARALLGVFGATLMPSTLSLLRNIFVDRQQRRLAIAVWAAGFSAGAALGPVLGGWLLEHFTWGSVFLINLPVVALLVPLALWFVPESRDPNPGPIDPLSIVLSMTTMLPIVYAIKSYAEHGLTGTVAWSVALGVASIVVFVRRQLVREHPLVDVRLFSNRVFSGALVANMLSLMGLTGFLYFSAQFLQLVVGLEPMDASLVLVPGLVGTIVAGLTAVRLIPIFGVRAVVTASFGLSAAGYAIATFVGEVPTAWSIAVAFLVLGIGIGFAETLTNDVVVSSVPAEKAGAASALSETAYEIGAVLGTAVLGGILTATYRAEVSVPPLAGTEAQREAAGQTLGGAMDLASKIPAQVGDWLVESAHLAFDHAVQATTSLAIVIALGAAIVSWFTLRDAER, encoded by the coding sequence ATGAGCACCAGCACCACGCCGCGCCACGTGGCGTCCACTCCTGCGCGCGCCGGCTGGCGCCAGTGGGCGGCGCTGGGCGTCCTCATGCTCCCCGTCCTCATGGTGAGCATGGACAACACCGTGCTCAGCTTCGCGCTGCCTGACATCAGCTCCTCGCTGCACCCGTCCGGCACCGCGCTGCTGTGGGTCGTCGACATCTACGCCCTGATGCTGGCGGGTCTGCTCGTCGCGATGGGGTCGCTCGGTGACCGCGTCGGTCGGCGTCGCCTGCTCATCTTCGGCGCGCTCGGGTTCGGTGCCGTGTCGTTCTTCGCCGCGCAGGCGACCGACATCTCCCAGCTCGTCGTCGCGCGCGCCCTGCTCGGCGTGTTCGGGGCGACGCTGATGCCGTCGACCCTGTCGCTGCTGCGCAACATCTTCGTCGACCGCCAGCAGCGTCGGCTCGCGATCGCGGTGTGGGCCGCTGGCTTCTCCGCGGGCGCGGCGCTCGGCCCCGTCCTCGGCGGCTGGCTGCTCGAGCACTTCACCTGGGGCTCGGTGTTCCTCATCAACCTGCCGGTCGTGGCGCTGCTCGTCCCGCTTGCGCTGTGGTTCGTCCCGGAGTCGCGCGACCCGAACCCGGGCCCGATCGACCCGCTCAGCATCGTGCTGTCGATGACGACGATGCTGCCGATCGTGTACGCCATCAAGTCGTACGCGGAGCACGGCCTCACGGGTACGGTCGCGTGGTCCGTCGCGCTCGGCGTCGCGAGCATCGTGGTGTTCGTACGGCGCCAGCTCGTCCGTGAGCACCCGCTGGTCGACGTCCGGCTCTTCTCCAACCGGGTCTTCTCCGGTGCACTCGTGGCGAACATGCTGAGCCTGATGGGCCTGACCGGTTTCCTCTACTTCAGCGCGCAGTTCCTGCAGCTCGTGGTCGGGCTCGAGCCGATGGACGCCTCGCTCGTGCTCGTGCCGGGCCTGGTCGGGACCATCGTCGCCGGCCTGACAGCCGTCCGGCTCATCCCGATCTTCGGGGTACGCGCGGTGGTGACCGCCAGCTTCGGGCTGTCGGCGGCCGGCTATGCGATCGCCACCTTCGTCGGTGAGGTCCCGACGGCCTGGTCGATCGCGGTGGCGTTCCTCGTGCTCGGCATCGGCATCGGGTTCGCGGAGACGCTGACCAACGACGTGGTCGTGTCGAGCGTGCCGGCGGAGAAGGCCGGCGCGGCGTCTGCGCTGTCGGAGACGGCGTACGAGATCGGCGCCGTGCTCGGGACCGCCGTGCTCGGCGGCATCCTCACCGCGACCTACCGCGCGGAGGTCTCCGTACCGCCACTGGCGGGGACCGAGGCGCAGCGCGAGGCCGCCGGCCAGACGCTCGGCGGCGCGATGGACCTCGCGTCGAAGATCCCGGCGCAGGTCGGTGACTGGCTCGTGGAGTCGGCGCACCTCGCGTTCGACCACGCGGTGCAGGCGACGACGTCCCTGGCGATCGTCATCGCGCTCGGCGCCGCGATCGTCTCGTGGTTCACCCTGCGCGACGCGGAGCGCTGA
- a CDS encoding immune inhibitor A domain-containing protein translates to MRRLSTALITLGVTASFGAVYASPGSAEPAPPVTAADRTDKEHELPNPLEDKRRALREEAITSVVNGDATPVTKNGSSVVKVGKSYSPAEAAALGSARGRKALAKAGKKAEKQDQYVEIEQERADKIFVVLTEFGDERHPDFPDDGWNVTGEDVEPQRFDGPIHNQIPEPDRTKDNSTVWQPDYNREHFQDLYFADGKNDESVKTYYEAQSSGRYTVDGTVADWVKVPYNQARYGRLKADGTETNAWDLIRDAVTAWVADQKAAGKTDDEIKSELATYDTYDRYDFDGDGDFNESDGYIDHFQIVHAGGDEADGDPIYGSDALWSHRWYAFVTDAGITGPEQNPLGGAEIGDTGIWVGDYTIQPENGGLSVFVHEYGHDLGLPDAYDTSNKGDNSNEYWTLMAQSRLNDAGEPLGTRPGDLGAWEKLQLGWLDYEVVAATQKKKLELGPQEWNSKKAQGAVVVLPKKQVTRSYGAPASGTKQFFSGAADDLANAMTTELDLTGKASASFTAKARWDIEKGYDYAYFQASTDGGKSWTSLAGTVDGAAFGTDASGAPALDGAHPAWGDVVVPLDAYAGQKILFRSYYKTDGGLTRPGLFLDDVAVTADGATLLSDGAEDGGAAWTFAGYSIVGESTTLPYDNYYVMGHRSYVGYDKYLQTGPYNFGFLNTKPDWVEHYRYGQGLLISYWDTSVADNNTTDHPGQGRNLPIDAHPEPIINIATGAPWRARIQVYDAPFGLKKADSMTLHTNGKPSYVRAQPAQSTFNDTKKYWYAELPNHGVKLPAVGVKVKVLEQKGTSMTIKIN, encoded by the coding sequence TTGAGACGTCTCAGCACGGCCCTCATCACCCTCGGCGTCACGGCCTCGTTCGGCGCCGTGTACGCCTCACCAGGATCAGCCGAACCCGCACCACCGGTCACCGCCGCCGACCGTACGGACAAGGAGCACGAGCTCCCCAACCCGCTCGAGGACAAGCGCCGCGCGCTCCGCGAGGAGGCGATCACCTCGGTCGTCAACGGCGACGCGACGCCCGTGACCAAGAACGGCTCCTCGGTCGTCAAAGTCGGCAAGTCGTACTCGCCCGCCGAGGCCGCAGCGCTCGGATCGGCTCGCGGGCGCAAGGCGCTCGCGAAGGCCGGGAAGAAGGCCGAGAAGCAGGACCAGTACGTCGAGATCGAGCAGGAGCGCGCGGACAAGATCTTCGTGGTGCTCACGGAGTTCGGCGACGAGCGGCACCCCGACTTCCCCGACGACGGCTGGAACGTCACCGGCGAGGACGTCGAGCCGCAGCGCTTCGACGGCCCGATCCACAACCAGATCCCCGAGCCTGACCGGACGAAGGACAACTCGACCGTCTGGCAGCCCGACTACAACCGTGAGCACTTCCAGGACCTGTACTTCGCGGACGGCAAGAACGACGAGTCGGTCAAGACGTACTACGAGGCGCAGTCGTCCGGCCGTTACACCGTCGACGGCACCGTCGCCGACTGGGTGAAGGTCCCCTACAACCAGGCCCGCTACGGCCGGCTCAAGGCCGACGGCACCGAGACCAACGCCTGGGACCTCATCCGTGACGCGGTCACCGCGTGGGTGGCCGACCAGAAGGCCGCCGGCAAGACCGACGACGAGATCAAGTCCGAGCTGGCCACGTACGACACGTACGACCGCTACGACTTCGACGGCGACGGCGACTTCAACGAGTCCGACGGCTACATCGACCACTTCCAGATCGTCCACGCGGGCGGTGACGAGGCGGACGGTGACCCGATCTACGGCAGCGACGCGCTGTGGTCGCACCGCTGGTACGCCTTCGTCACCGACGCCGGCATCACCGGCCCGGAGCAGAACCCCCTCGGAGGCGCCGAGATCGGCGACACCGGCATCTGGGTCGGCGACTACACGATCCAGCCGGAGAACGGCGGGCTCTCGGTGTTCGTCCACGAGTACGGTCACGACCTCGGTCTGCCGGACGCATACGACACGTCCAACAAGGGCGACAACTCCAACGAGTACTGGACGCTGATGGCGCAGAGCCGTCTCAACGATGCCGGCGAGCCGCTCGGCACCCGTCCGGGTGACCTCGGCGCGTGGGAGAAGCTGCAGCTGGGCTGGCTCGACTACGAGGTGGTCGCGGCAACCCAGAAGAAGAAGCTGGAGCTTGGCCCGCAGGAGTGGAACTCCAAGAAGGCCCAGGGCGCGGTCGTCGTCCTGCCGAAGAAGCAGGTCACGCGCAGCTACGGCGCACCGGCCTCGGGGACCAAGCAGTTCTTCTCCGGTGCCGCTGACGACCTGGCGAACGCGATGACCACCGAGCTCGACCTCACCGGCAAGGCGTCGGCGTCGTTCACGGCCAAGGCGCGCTGGGACATCGAGAAGGGCTACGACTACGCGTACTTCCAGGCGTCCACCGACGGCGGCAAGTCCTGGACGTCGCTCGCCGGAACGGTCGACGGCGCGGCGTTCGGCACAGACGCGTCCGGCGCTCCCGCGCTCGACGGCGCTCACCCCGCGTGGGGCGACGTGGTCGTGCCGCTCGACGCGTACGCCGGGCAGAAGATCCTGTTCCGGTCGTACTACAAGACCGACGGCGGCCTGACGCGCCCCGGCCTGTTCCTCGACGACGTCGCGGTGACCGCCGACGGGGCCACGCTCCTGTCCGACGGCGCCGAGGACGGCGGCGCGGCGTGGACGTTCGCCGGCTACAGCATCGTCGGCGAGAGCACGACCCTGCCGTACGACAACTACTACGTCATGGGCCACCGCTCGTACGTCGGGTACGACAAGTACCTCCAGACCGGGCCGTACAACTTCGGCTTCCTGAACACCAAGCCGGACTGGGTCGAGCACTACCGCTACGGCCAGGGCCTGCTGATCTCGTACTGGGACACCTCGGTGGCCGACAACAACACGACGGACCACCCCGGTCAGGGCCGCAACCTGCCCATCGACGCGCACCCGGAGCCGATCATCAACATCGCGACCGGGGCGCCGTGGCGTGCACGCATCCAGGTGTACGACGCGCCGTTCGGGCTCAAGAAGGCCGACTCGATGACGCTGCACACCAACGGCAAGCCCAGCTATGTCCGGGCCCAGCCGGCGCAGTCGACCTTCAACGACACCAAGAAGTACTGGTACGCGGAGCTGCCGAACCACGGCGTCAAGCTCCCGGCCGTCGGGGTCAAGGTCAAGGTGCTGGAGCAGAAGGGCACCTCGATGACGATCAAGATCAACTGA
- a CDS encoding purine-nucleoside phosphorylase has product MRDALLQEERAREAARWIAAASGVPVHHAVVVLGSGWGGAREAIGEPTWVVPSATVPGFLAPVAPGHAGEIASVPLRTDHGASTRVLVLSGRTHLYEGHGAGPVVHGVRTAAATGARTCILTNANGCLWPEWPTGTGVLIADHLNLAGMSPLAGGTFVDLTDCWSARLRAVARSLDIALVEGTYAVMRGPEYQTLAELRALRALGADVVGMSSVLEAIAARAAGMELLGMSVVTTNELDDEGNRLLVTDPDAVVAAATQAASGLGSTIHSILAATLLATTPA; this is encoded by the coding sequence ATGCGCGACGCGCTCCTGCAGGAGGAACGGGCCCGCGAGGCGGCGAGGTGGATCGCCGCCGCCAGCGGGGTGCCGGTGCACCATGCCGTCGTCGTGCTCGGGTCCGGCTGGGGCGGCGCGCGCGAAGCGATCGGCGAGCCGACGTGGGTCGTGCCGAGCGCCACCGTCCCCGGATTCCTCGCGCCGGTCGCCCCTGGTCATGCCGGAGAGATCGCCTCGGTGCCGCTGCGTACGGACCACGGAGCATCCACCCGTGTGCTGGTCCTGAGCGGGCGGACCCACCTGTACGAGGGGCACGGCGCCGGGCCGGTCGTCCACGGGGTGCGGACCGCGGCCGCGACCGGCGCACGGACGTGCATCCTCACGAACGCCAACGGCTGCCTGTGGCCGGAGTGGCCGACCGGGACGGGCGTCCTGATCGCGGACCACCTCAACCTCGCCGGCATGTCGCCGCTGGCCGGGGGCACCTTCGTGGATCTCACCGACTGCTGGTCCGCACGGCTTCGGGCGGTCGCACGCAGTCTCGACATCGCGCTCGTCGAGGGGACGTACGCGGTGATGCGCGGTCCGGAGTACCAGACGCTCGCCGAGCTGCGGGCGCTGCGCGCGCTCGGCGCGGACGTCGTCGGCATGTCCTCCGTCCTCGAGGCGATCGCCGCGCGCGCCGCCGGGATGGAGCTGCTCGGCATGTCGGTGGTGACGACCAACGAGCTCGACGACGAGGGCAACCGTCTCCTGGTGACCGACCCCGACGCGGTCGTCGCCGCCGCCACGCAGGCCGCGTCCGGTCTCGGGAGCACGATCCACAGCATCCTTGCCGCGACCCTCCTCGCGACAACCCCAGCCTAG
- a CDS encoding cytosine permease yields the protein MTMEPPSRHPEPVPGAGPVSAPTSAIEANGINVIDESERKGTPRSLFWPWCASNISVFGVAYGAYFLDFGVSFWQALIAGLLGTVISFLLVGIVSIAGKRGSAPTMVLSRASFGVRGNALPSAVSYVLLVGWETVLVALAALASASVIEELGGGGGDGARILGFVLTAAVVIGAGILGFDTIMKLQVWITIATAVLTVGYVILTFDHVDWDVVTALPSGDAAAVIGLAIFATAGFGISWVNSGADYSRYLPRTASAGGVVLWTTVGGAIAPVFLVLYGLLLAGSDPALLAALGADPIGTLVTLLPTWYLVPFFLVALAGLVGGAVLDIYSSGLALLTLGLKTPRWVAAGIDGVIMVLGAIYFLWFADDFFGPFQGFLITLAVPIAAWAGIFIADVALRRRNYAALDLYDPRGRYGAWNVPTVVWFLLAVVVGWGMVTNTWAEWLSWQGYLLGPLGLGGKEGEWAYANLGVVAALAIGFVGYLLTGRGQVARQEALPGPGRR from the coding sequence ATGACCATGGAACCGCCGTCGCGTCACCCTGAGCCCGTCCCCGGGGCGGGCCCGGTCAGCGCACCCACCAGCGCGATCGAGGCCAACGGCATCAACGTGATCGACGAGTCCGAGCGCAAGGGCACGCCACGCTCGCTGTTCTGGCCGTGGTGCGCGTCCAACATCTCGGTCTTCGGCGTCGCGTACGGGGCATACTTCCTCGACTTCGGCGTCTCGTTCTGGCAGGCGTTGATCGCGGGCCTGCTCGGCACCGTGATCTCGTTCCTGCTGGTCGGGATCGTGTCGATCGCGGGCAAGCGCGGCTCGGCGCCGACGATGGTGCTGTCGCGTGCGTCGTTCGGCGTACGGGGCAACGCGCTGCCGAGCGCGGTGTCGTACGTGTTGCTGGTCGGCTGGGAGACGGTGCTCGTCGCCCTCGCGGCCCTGGCCAGCGCGTCGGTGATCGAGGAGCTCGGAGGAGGCGGGGGCGACGGCGCGCGCATCCTCGGGTTCGTGCTCACGGCGGCCGTGGTGATCGGTGCCGGCATCCTCGGGTTCGACACGATCATGAAGCTGCAGGTGTGGATCACGATCGCGACCGCCGTGCTCACGGTCGGCTACGTGATCCTCACGTTCGACCATGTCGACTGGGACGTCGTGACCGCGCTGCCGTCGGGTGACGCCGCGGCCGTGATCGGACTCGCGATCTTCGCGACCGCGGGGTTCGGGATCAGCTGGGTGAACTCCGGCGCCGACTACTCGCGCTACCTGCCGCGTACGGCGTCGGCTGGCGGTGTCGTGCTGTGGACGACGGTCGGCGGGGCGATCGCGCCAGTGTTCCTCGTCCTGTACGGCCTGCTGCTCGCGGGGTCGGACCCTGCGCTGCTCGCGGCGCTGGGTGCCGATCCGATCGGGACGCTCGTGACGCTGCTGCCGACCTGGTATCTCGTGCCGTTCTTCCTCGTCGCGCTGGCCGGTCTCGTCGGCGGCGCGGTGCTCGACATCTACTCGTCCGGGCTCGCACTGCTCACGCTCGGGCTCAAGACGCCGCGCTGGGTCGCCGCCGGGATCGACGGCGTGATCATGGTGCTCGGGGCGATCTACTTCCTGTGGTTCGCCGACGACTTCTTCGGGCCGTTCCAGGGGTTCCTCATCACGCTGGCCGTGCCGATCGCGGCGTGGGCGGGGATCTTCATCGCCGACGTCGCGCTGCGGCGCCGCAACTACGCCGCGCTCGACCTGTACGACCCGCGCGGGCGCTACGGCGCGTGGAACGTGCCGACGGTCGTGTGGTTCCTGCTCGCGGTGGTCGTCGGGTGGGGCATGGTGACGAACACGTGGGCGGAGTGGCTGTCGTGGCAGGGCTACCTCCTCGGGCCGCTCGGACTCGGCGGCAAGGAGGGCGAGTGGGCGTACGCGAACCTCGGCGTCGTCGCCGCGCTCGCGATCGGGTTCGTCGGCTATCTGCTCACCGGACGCGGCCAGGTCGCGCGCCAGGAGGCGTTGCCGGGCCCCGGGCGCCGATGA
- a CDS encoding NAD(P)H-binding protein, which translates to MRIAVTGASGNVGARVVSVLAASDAHEVVPLSRRGPVRADYDDPASLRTALAGVDTLVFVSSDGEAARMMTHHANVVRAVVEAEVAHVVYLSGLDADLASPFCYAYTNGTTEGLLARTGCAVSVARASLFTEFFGGFLERARETGELRLPAGDARVSLVSRADVARCLAALALRPPTGRPHDVTGPAALSMSEVAAVAGRAWDRPVSYIAADEAAFVAELALARESPWWTYAYASLFASIREGRWAAVSDEVRALTGRAPASLASAL; encoded by the coding sequence ATGAGGATCGCCGTCACGGGGGCGAGCGGGAACGTCGGCGCGCGCGTCGTCTCGGTGCTCGCGGCGTCGGACGCGCACGAGGTGGTGCCGCTGTCGCGCCGCGGTCCGGTCCGTGCGGACTACGACGACCCGGCTTCGCTTCGTACGGCGCTGGCGGGCGTGGACACGCTCGTGTTCGTCTCCAGCGACGGCGAGGCGGCACGGATGATGACGCACCACGCGAACGTCGTCCGCGCCGTCGTCGAAGCCGAGGTCGCTCACGTCGTCTACCTGTCTGGTCTCGACGCGGACCTGGCGTCGCCGTTCTGCTACGCGTACACGAACGGGACCACCGAGGGGCTGCTCGCCCGTACAGGGTGCGCGGTGTCTGTGGCGCGCGCGTCGCTGTTCACGGAGTTCTTCGGCGGGTTCCTCGAGCGGGCCCGCGAGACGGGCGAGCTGCGGCTGCCGGCGGGCGACGCACGGGTGTCCCTTGTCTCGCGTGCGGACGTGGCCCGGTGCCTCGCCGCGCTCGCCCTCCGGCCACCCACGGGCCGACCCCATGACGTGACGGGACCGGCCGCACTCTCGATGTCGGAGGTCGCCGCGGTCGCCGGACGTGCATGGGACAGGCCCGTCTCGTACATCGCCGCGGACGAGGCCGCCTTCGTCGCGGAGCTCGCGCTCGCACGCGAGTCGCCGTGGTGGACGTACGCGTACGCGTCGCTGTTCGCCTCGATCCGCGAAGGGCGTTGGGCAGCCGTGTCCGACGAGGTCCGCGCACTCACCGGTCGCGCACCCGCCTCTCTCGCGTCAGCGTTGTGA
- a CDS encoding RNA polymerase sigma factor codes for MTFFDDFFRQPGATDAALFAASVSKPAALSEVFDRHAPSLLRYLTRRLGPHDAEDALGDVFVVALERRASFDPGATSARPWLYGIASNLIARRHRDEVRFLRTLQREGTPAATLEFEDAAADRMDADRSFRDLAGALAELSTGDRDVLLLIAWAQLGQDEVASALEIPVGTVKSRLHRARRLLREQLDVKPTAAEAGETR; via the coding sequence GTGACGTTCTTCGACGACTTCTTCAGGCAGCCCGGCGCGACGGATGCCGCGTTGTTCGCGGCGTCTGTCAGCAAGCCTGCAGCGCTCTCCGAGGTCTTCGACCGGCACGCTCCCAGCCTCTTGCGCTACCTGACTCGCCGACTCGGTCCGCACGATGCCGAAGACGCACTCGGAGACGTCTTCGTCGTGGCTCTGGAGCGTCGCGCTTCCTTTGACCCGGGCGCGACAAGTGCTCGCCCATGGTTGTACGGGATCGCCAGCAATCTGATCGCGCGTCGACACCGTGACGAGGTGCGATTCCTTCGTACTCTGCAGCGGGAAGGAACGCCTGCTGCCACTCTCGAGTTCGAGGATGCCGCGGCAGATCGGATGGACGCCGATCGCTCCTTTCGAGACCTCGCTGGTGCGTTGGCCGAGCTCTCCACCGGCGATCGCGACGTACTCCTGCTCATCGCGTGGGCCCAGCTCGGCCAGGACGAGGTCGCTTCCGCGCTCGAGATCCCGGTCGGCACCGTGAAGTCACGGCTCCATCGCGCCCGAAGACTCTTGCGAGAACAGCTGGACGTAAAACCGACGGCGGCGGAGGCAGGTGAGACCCGATGA
- a CDS encoding GntR family transcriptional regulator — MGGQDGLAADPLPVRALVAGLSDPSARGIADHVARLIEQGRLPDGTRLPTVRAVAAALHVGATTVATAWTLLRHHRLIRSDGRNGTYVRNLGASVSPGPAPAAANEDAGVARLDLVAPSYDVDLVPDPAPHLAAAAQTLAWHGAESAEVDEALAQDVHASWPFVPEALAVARGFSDALAQIVTLVVAPGDRVLVESACSPETVAVLAAHRAQIVRVPCDAAGMIPEEVERAMAVRPSLVVMQPRMADPLAHVVTEQRAYALASVLVDRDVLVVEEDSAAALATSPAASLGGWLPGQTVLVRDYQRSHGPRIRMALLAGSAPVVDRLRARQDVTGSFPSLLAQRTLSLMLRDPGVAETVARARWRYAHRWHALGRALRRHGVAVPGVEGLAVWVRVHDAADTVRRLGAAGIRVGIGTDVAAGEEGRRHVRIATSGLRFEQSAVAWLLATERTAAAG, encoded by the coding sequence ATGGGAGGACAGGATGGGCTTGCCGCGGATCCGCTCCCGGTCCGTGCGCTCGTCGCCGGGCTGTCCGATCCGTCGGCCCGCGGCATCGCCGACCACGTCGCCCGTCTCATCGAGCAGGGGCGCCTCCCCGACGGCACCCGGCTCCCGACCGTCCGGGCGGTGGCCGCCGCGCTGCACGTCGGCGCGACCACGGTCGCGACCGCGTGGACGCTGCTGCGCCACCACCGCCTGATCCGCTCCGACGGCCGCAACGGCACGTACGTCCGCAACCTCGGCGCGTCCGTCTCGCCCGGCCCAGCGCCCGCTGCGGCGAACGAGGACGCGGGCGTCGCGCGCCTCGACCTCGTCGCGCCCTCGTACGACGTCGACCTCGTGCCCGACCCTGCGCCGCACCTCGCGGCGGCGGCGCAGACCCTGGCCTGGCACGGGGCGGAGTCGGCCGAGGTCGACGAGGCGCTCGCGCAGGATGTGCACGCGTCGTGGCCGTTCGTCCCCGAGGCCCTGGCCGTTGCGCGCGGATTCTCGGACGCGCTGGCGCAGATCGTCACGCTCGTCGTCGCACCGGGTGACCGGGTGCTCGTCGAGTCGGCGTGCTCGCCCGAGACCGTCGCTGTGCTCGCGGCGCACCGGGCGCAGATCGTGCGTGTCCCGTGCGACGCCGCGGGGATGATCCCTGAGGAGGTCGAACGCGCGATGGCCGTACGCCCGTCGCTGGTCGTCATGCAGCCGCGGATGGCCGACCCGCTCGCGCACGTCGTCACCGAGCAGCGCGCGTACGCGCTCGCGTCGGTGCTCGTGGACCGCGACGTGCTCGTCGTCGAGGAGGACAGCGCTGCCGCGCTCGCGACGAGCCCGGCAGCATCGCTCGGAGGATGGCTGCCGGGTCAGACGGTGCTGGTGCGGGACTACCAGCGGTCGCACGGACCGCGGATCCGGATGGCGCTGCTCGCCGGCTCTGCCCCTGTGGTCGACCGGCTTCGCGCCCGCCAGGACGTCACGGGCTCGTTCCCGTCGCTGCTGGCCCAGCGGACCCTGTCGCTGATGCTGCGCGACCCGGGGGTCGCCGAGACCGTGGCGCGGGCCCGCTGGCGGTACGCCCACCGGTGGCACGCGCTCGGTCGTGCTCTGCGCAGGCACGGTGTCGCGGTGCCGGGGGTCGAGGGACTCGCGGTGTGGGTACGGGTCCACGACGCGGCCGACACCGTACGACGCCTCGGCGCTGCGGGGATCCGGGTCGGGATCGGGACGGACGTCGCGGCCGGTGAGGAAGGGCGCCGCCACGTCCGGATCGCGACGAGCGGGCTGCGCTTCGAGCAGTCAGCGGTCGCGTGGCTCCTCGCGACGGAGCGCACCGCCGCCGCAGGCTGA